From a single Sander vitreus isolate 19-12246 chromosome 2, sanVit1, whole genome shotgun sequence genomic region:
- the LOC144528030 gene encoding N-acetylaspartate synthetase-like, with protein MLITLAMKEKAQRNGLQTFVVREFEAADKPEIQRIFYEGLMEMVADTAFRGLRHHPESLLLYTAMTVACFAITMCWWVIGLLPIIVLYGRYFYSRRVIHGYLEQAMSRDMGDMEGFYKKSPDTCLWVAVLDGKVVGVVAALGRQKSEGVVELHRMSVERSCRRCGIGVALGQKVLEFAVTHGYSFVVLGTTAYMPAAHKLYQRLGFRCVGVTNGYVTPGARLSLMEQIFFRVHHHHYSLDVQNSKITSCGQH; from the exons ATGCTAATCACACTTGCTATGAAGGAAAAAGCACAGAGAAATGGACTCCAAACTTTTGTTGTGCGTGAGTTTGAGGCGGCAGACAAACCAGAGATACAGCGGATCTTTTATGAAGGGCTGATGGAAATGGTAGCAGACACCGCCTTCAGAGGCTTGAGACATCATCCTGAGAGTCTCCTGCTCTATACCGCTATGACAG TTGCATGTTTTGCCATCACCATGTGTTGGTGGGTGATAGGACTCCTCCCTATAATTGTGCTGTATGGACGCTACTTCTACAGCAGACGTGTGATCCATGGTTACCTGGAGCAGGCCATGAGCAGAGACATGGGAGACATGGAAGGGTTTTACAAGAAATCCCCAG ATACCTGTCTGTGGGTAGCAGTGCTGGATGGCAAAGTGGTGGGTGTCGTAGCAGCACTCGGCAGGCAGAAGTCAGAAGGTGTTGTCGAGTTGCATCGGATGTCTGTCGAGCGGAGCTGTCGGCGGTGTGGAATCGGTGTGGCGCTGGGACAGAAGGTTCTAGAGTTTGCCGTCACTCACGGATACTCCTTTGTTGTCCTGGGAACCACAGCGTACATGCCCGCCGCCCACAAGCTCTACCAGCGTCTGGGTTTTCGCTGTGTGGGGGTCACCAATGGGTACGTCACACCTGGTGCGAGATTGTCCTTAATGGAACAAATTTTCTTCAGGGTCCACCATCATCATTACAGCCTCGATGTGCAAAATAGCAAGATCACTTCATGTGGACAACACTGA